In Oryctolagus cuniculus chromosome 14, mOryCun1.1, whole genome shotgun sequence, the genomic stretch GGGACTCCCAGCATCAAACCCATATGGCATGTTAAGTCACATTGCCAGGATTCGATCTCATGCTTACCCAGATCTTGATGCTAGGGCCTGTGGCAGCACAGAGCCAGTAGCGGTTGGGGCTAAAGCACAGAGCATTGATGATGTCTCCTCCATCCAAAGTATAAAGGTGTTTGCCTTCATTGAGATCCCATAGCATGGCCTGCCCGTCCTGCAGATAGGGAAGGTGAGTCAGCAGCACAATGTAACCTCTCCCAGATGTCAATCCCACCCACCTCAGGATTTTGTCATCAAtgtgcttttaaagattttagtcatctgaaaggcagaatgatggagaggagaatagatagatcttctatttgctggttcactccccaaatactacTAACAATTGtagctaggtcaggccaaaggccAGGAACATgacagggctcccacatggatggcagggatgtaactacttgaaccattatctgctgcctcccaggatgtgtctCAGAaggtagctgagacttgaactaggtactccaatatgagatgtgggcatctcaaagcagcagcttaatggGCCGTGCCACAAAACTCTCTTGCCCATCAGATCCTTCAGTACCCTGGCTTTCTTGAAAGCTACTGACTCTACCAATATTTATATCTACAGGCTTTTCCTTTAACAGAGGACATCAATAGCCCCATAAACTTTCTGATGGGTTATCAAAAAAATCACTATGATCATTTCCAAACAGGATCCATCAATTGCTTCAAGAAActttacagagaaaacatttttttttttcctttgaacagTATGTCTCACCCATGTAATTTTCAGTAAGTGACCTTTGGAAACATACTCTTGAATAACCTGGCTAATACTTAGTTTATAGTTTATGTCGAAGACCcaaggtattcttttttttttttttttttttgacaggcagagtggacagtgagagagagagaaacagacagaaaggtcttccttttgccgttggttcaccctccaatggccagtgcatggcgctgatctgaagccaggagccaggtgcttctcctggtctcccatggggtgcagggcccaagcacttgggccatcctccactgcactcccgggccagagcagagagctggcctggaagaggcaactgggacagaatcccgagCCCCGACCggggccacaaggcggaggattagcttactgagccacggcgccggccccaaggtatTCTTTCTATGAGACTGTCCCCCTGGTTGAGACTCCTGGCCCCCAAATACCTTGCCTCCAGAAGCACAAAGGGATCCATCTGGAGACACTGTCACAGTGTTCAGATAGCCAGTGTGGCCAATATGGTTAGTCTTCAGCTTGCAGTTAGCCAGATTCCATACCTGTGTAAATGGGTGGGGTTACAGGTGAACAATTTAGCTCGTATCAGCCAGGACTGAGAAGAGTCAAGCCCAGCAAAAGGCTTGGCACCTTGTTTAAAAGCTTTTAAGGGATATCAATTAGCTATTTAAGACCAACTGTCAAAAACCAATGGTCTGTACTGAGTAAATCCAACAAGAGGAAAAGTCAATTGAAGGAATCCACAATGCCTAAGGGGTTCTGGCTTGTACAAGCCCTCTATGCCAGCTCAAAACTCACCTTGACTAGCTTGTCCCAGCCACAGGAGACAATGATAGGATTGCTGCTGTTGGGCGAGAAGCGGACACAAGATACCCACTCTGAATGGCTCTCATCCTGCAGAGAATGGAAAGGAAGTAAGAGAAAACATTTCTATCTTAAACTATAGAACTCCATCCCTGATCTCGGTGGAATGGATATTGGCAGTACTGTGTTCACATCTCCTAACTGAACCATGAAGAACAGAATCTCTTTAGTCAACACATAAGGCAAAGGTTAAAAGAAAGGGTGCATGGGAACCTTGAACATGTGTTTGCTGCCTTCACTTTACCTGGACAGTGTATTTGCATACACCCAGAGTATTCCATAACTTGATGGTTTTATCTCGAGATCCAGAGACAATCTGACGGTTATCAGAGGAGAAGGCAACACTCAGTACATCCTTGGTATGGCCTACAAATCGTCTTGTGGTGGTGCCCCTGAGAAAGACAGCTCTGTCACTCTAGACAAACTTTACCAACATTTTTCTGGCATTCGCCCCATCCCGGTGGACTGCATCACTAACAAGTCTTTTCCGAGTTTATGTCAGAGAATCCCTTCAGAATTGCAGGACATGTCCTCACTCCCACATGGGGATTGGCTGACAATGTCATCTGTCATCACCAGGATCCTCCATTATACTTGCCAACTGCTTATCTAGAACAGAAATTCAAGATAAAACTTGTTCCAACCGCTGTCTACTCCAAATTGCTACACCTATAAAAACATTCaaccaggctggcgccacgggttctagtcgcggttggggcgctgcattctgtcctggttgctcctcttccagtccagctctctgctgtggcccgggaaggcagtggaggatggcccaggtccttgggccctgcacccccatgggagaccagaaggaagcacctggctcctggcttccaattggcacagtgcaccagctgcagtggccacttggggggtgaccaatggaaaaaggaacacctttctcaaAAATTCAACCAGACTACTTCTCAGCAACCATAATTAAATCAAAGGGCCccctgaggggccagtgctgtgacacactgccagcatcccatgtgggcactggttctagtcccagggtatcctcttgcaatccagctctttgctgtggccagggaaagccacagaagatggtccaagtgcttggacccctgcacccacatgggagaccaggaagaagctcctggctttggacaggcgcagctctgaccactgcagccatttgggggctgaaccaatggaagaaagacctttctttgtccctccctctcactgtctctaactctctcaaataaataaatcttagaaaaaaaaaaattaagagggggCCCGAATAACTATCTTCTGTAGGTAGTTTTTACTTTATACTTCAACTTTCTCCTGGAAGATAACCTCCCAATTGCCATCTACCTCATTTCTTCCCAGCTTTTCCCCAAGATCCCACAGCTAGGTGAGCAGCTACTTGCGTTGTGAGATCCCAGAGGCGAAGGGTTCCGTCCCAGGACCCTGAGAGGGCAAACTGGCCATCTGAAGATATGACCACATCACTAACGAAGTGGGAGTGACCCCGAAGAGCTCGCTGCGGGATGCCATAGTTGGTCTCATCCCTAGTCAGCTTCCACATGATGATGGTCTTGTCTAAAGAAAGACAAAAGGGAAACTGGTGAGGAACTTTGCAGCCCACTTGCTGACCCTATTGAAAATTTAAGATGTTACAAAATCATATGTAGGTTAACACTTAAAAAGACACTTCGAGAGGAAACAAACTGTAGGTTATTTGCCAGGGCCCAGTGGCCAACAGTTCCAAAAAACAGGCAGGTGGGCCTAAACTGTAGCACGAAAATCTAACCCAGGTGTCAGAGAATACGGTTACCCCTTCTTGAGATTCAAACTAATTCAACATATATTTTGTATCTTGCCAGAATGCTTGAGAAAGCTGTGGAAAAATTAACTAAGTCATTTTAGCGCCCCCCTCTTAAAATTTCTCCTCCTACAAACCGATACAAGTACCATTGTATCTGAGGGCTCCTGACCATTTCTAATTATTATTCCTAACTTTCGACGATTTTTAAGCTGTTAAGAACACGCCTCCAAACTCGATAAGGTCTACATGGAGAGAAAATGGGGTGGATATTCGCAGAAAGAAAATGTAGATCGGAAATCTGAGCCACAAGGTTCCCTGCAGTCCACCCACTACCCAGCGAACTAAGAGCCGGGCGGCAGCTCAGAAACAGCCTCTGGATTTCTGCATGGATACTCAGATGGCATGTTGGGCTCATCACCGCCCCGCCCGGCCTTGTAGGCTCCTGGGCACATTCAGCTTTAGCTGCCAGCCAACCTCCAACAAATCTGGCAGCCACGAGCTGACAACACCTCCAGGTCTTATCTGCAACGTGGGCCCCCCGGGATGAGACAGAGACTCGGGTCCGCACTCCCCAACACGCAGAGGGATCTATGATCCGTCATATAACACGTTCCCAGTCTAACCCCGCGACACACACAACCGGGTACTAACCTCGAGAGGCGGACAGTATCATGTCCGGGAACTGCGGGGTGGTAGCGATTTGGGtaacccagccattgtggcccttgaGGGTGCCACGAAGGGTCATCTGCTCAGTCATGGCGGCAGCGGGTGCGAGTGTCGCCGCAGCGACGAGGATGGCACCGGATAGCACAGAGAGCCCAGCAGCGCTGCCACTCCCGCCGCGGCCCTGCCGAGGAAAAGAGAGAACAGCCCCTTGCCGGAAGCGGAAATATCCTCACATTCGCGCAAGATGGCGTGGCCCATAATTCACCTCTGTTCAAGAGGGCGGCGCTCATGATTCCTCTCTGCTCAAGATGGCGGCGCCACGTAGCGCGACCGGCGAGATGAACTTGCTTCTGTGGCCCCCTCTGCCACGTACCACAATATAGCTGCTCCGTACAAATACTTTCTGAAACAGAGACTAGGAGATGTTTAAAAAGGCTCTGCAGATAATCATTAGAGCGTGAAATGACACAAGAGTTAACTGTACGGCACGTCCCACACAAGGCTCGCCTAAGGGTATCTCCGCCTACTGATGGCATGGAGCAAGCACCACCCTTTCCGTCTGGTGACTTGGCAACGCGGAAGGagtttaagttctttttttgttttgttttgtttcatcaaAATTTGTGTTCTCATATTTCCGGAGCTGTAAGTTCCATATCAAGAGACCAGGATGACTGGGAGCTACTACTGTAGGATGAGCCCCTTGAATTATGATTTtaatgtggaaaaaaaagaaaaaaacaactgcTCAAATGAACTACCAGAACTAACAAATTTCCAAGCGCCAAGGGTTTTCATGCGGGAAGTTTATGCTGTCTCTGATGGTGTTGGTTAAGGCCCTCCGTGTTGGAAAGTTCTTGCAGGATTAATGTAGGAGAAAGAACACTGCCACCTTGCTCCCAAAGAAAACACTAGAGCTCACGCCGAAAGGCCTCGAGAAGAAACTCTAGGTTCTACTGTCTGGGGACTGTGGTTGGAAGCTCTCCTGTGGGCCTGGTCATTCCACAGAAAAACCCAGGGTCCAGGAGTCCAGGTGTCCCCTGAAGGAAATGACCCCTGATAGGGAAGGAGTGGACCAATACTAAATACCTAACTGTTTGCCAGTTCTCTGATCAACCACAGATAAATAAGTATTGCTTAGCAGTCTCACAAATCCCTGACTGTAAAACAgtctatctatatatagatatttttgaaagatttatttatttaggggccagctgGATCTGTGGCattaccaggtaaagctgctggctgtagtgctagcatcccatatgggcattggttagagttccagctgttgcaatgccaatccagctctctgctgtggcctgggaaagcagtggaagatggctaatccaaagtcgggagccaggaacttcttccaggtctcccatatgggtgcaggggcccaaggacttggcccatcttccactgttttcccaggtcacagcagaggactggatcagaagtggagcagctagaactagaaccagtgcttatatgggatgctggccctgcaggtgacagctttattacctatgtcacagtgccatGAAATGAGACTAGAAATAATATTAATACCTACATTACATAGTGGAGTAGAGTATAAAGGGGCAAATGGGTAAACTGTTTGGAACAATAACTGACAGGGTAAATGCTAGAGTATAGTGAGCATGTGTTGGATACCAGTTGCTGGTTTAAGTTTTGGGGAAATAGCTGTCAGCAAAACTCACAGGGACTGTTTTTACTTTTGCAGTTTACAACCTATGGCAGGGGATAGGTAGGTTAAGAGGAAAGATCAGAATAAAGACACTGAGATATGGGAGAGAGTGCTATAGGTAtatggaaaaataatatattccaGTTGGAGGGAAGTTATATGGGAGAATATTTCAGTAGGGGAGAAGTGTtcaaaggtcctggggcagggtggtggtgggtctgtggcaaagcaggttaaagacctgacctgtagcaccagcatcccatatgggcaccagttcaagtcctgggtgctccactttttttttttttttagatttgtttatttatttgaaagtcagagttacgcagagagagagagagaagtcttccatctgctggttcactccccaattggctgcaatggcatgccaatctgaaaccaggagcttctttcaaggtcccccacgtgggtgcaggagcccaaggagttgggccatctcccactactttcccaggccatagcagagagctggatcagaagtggagcaactggaacttgaattggcacccatatgggttgctggcactgcaggtggtggctttacttgctatgccatagcgccagccatggctgctccacttctgatccagctccgtgttattggcctgggaaacagtggaagatagcccatttgcttgggcccctgcacacatgaggaagacccagaagaagctcctggctcctagcttgaatcagcttagctccagccattgcagccatttggagaatgaaccagcagatggaagacctctctctaactctttcaaataaatttttttttttttaataaaagtcctggggctggtcctgtggcatagtgtgtaaggccgccgcctgcagtgctggaatcccatatgggctccagttcaagtcctggctgctccacttctgatccagctctgctatggcctaggaaaagcagtagaggatggctgcacccacttgggagacctggaagaagctctaggctcctggctttggataggccaagctccagctgttgtggccatcttgggggagtcaatcagtgaatggaagacctctctctctctctctctttctctgcctctacaactccaccttttaaataaatagataaataaatctttaccaaaaaaaaaaaaaaaagttcaaggatCCTTAGTTGGGGTATTGGAGGATAGTAGACATACACTCTCACAGGTTTGGCAAAAGAACTTGACATTGCTACCTGGAAGTCTTGTTGGAAGGTAGACAGGCAATGGGAAGTGGCTGCCCAGGTGTGTGGAAAAAGCCAGGATCTCCACCTAGAGACTATTTGTTATCTTGGTCCCTTGCAGACTTTGCTACTTTCCTCTGTAGTCTCTATTGGATTCTGCAAGATGCTGTCCTCTTAAGGCCCTAGACTTGTACATCATCTTGGCACCCCCAATTGGCAGTCCTTTTGTTTTTCCAATACTGAACTACACTGCAATCCGTGTGTTTTGTAACTTTTTGTGCTTTATATTTCCAGTGGTGGTCATGGAAGATCCCTGCCATCATCTACCCTCATGATTAGTTTCCTGCCAATGACTAGGGTCATACCAGAGCTTTCCTGAGCACTTGGCACAAATAGAGAGGTGAATGGCTACACTTGCAACACAGTGTAGACTGGGAGGGATTTCCTGGCTGAAGGTCTATAAACTGAAAGGATTTCTAATCTCCCTTCAAGAACATACAGTTCATTCATGCTTGGTTCACATCAGCTCTCAgataatataattctttttttctccctttgaaGAAAACTAATCTATTCTGTTTCTTGAACTTTGCCTAGGGAGCCTTTTGGAAGCAGCATTCCTGAGGTGGGGTTGGGAGTTCAGGTTTAAAACAAGACCTTTTGGGTCAATCACACACACTCAAGGAAGAGGCCACTGCCAGCTCCCTTGACAGATATAGGAGGTTCCTAGGACCAGCACTGCTCTCTTCCCTGCTTGTGCCCAGTTCTCAGGGTCTGCTTCTCTTTTGCCCAAGTGTCATCATGTTTTCCCTCCTTGATAGATGGAAAAGAGACTTCAGAAGGTACCTTTCACCAGCTTCTCCCCAAAGTTATTCTTCAATCTATAGAACATGATTCTGGCCATGCCTTCCTCCtatggggctgggggggggggagggcatgCTGGTTTTATCCTGGAGTCTATctggacccagatggagttgccaCTGGAAGTAGAGAGATGAGTAGACTGTATGGGGGCTCTCTGGACTATCAAGTCCTGCAATATTTAGGCTTTTCCTCTGTAGTTTTCTTCTAGTCATTCCTGCCTTCACCAGAGATGCTGGCAGGCCCCAGTGGTCACTGAAGGACAACTCTGAACCAAGGGAAGCATCATCCTTATCCAGAAACCATTTCAGGTATTGTTTATAGCAGCAACAGGATGGGAGGAGCAGTGCCTTTCACGTTTAGCAACCAGCTGGAATTGAGAGGTATAGATACCTGGCTCAGGCCAGGGACCCCATCTCTGCAATGGAGATGTGTTAGTTGACCCTCCATCACCAAAGGGAGCCTGACCCATTCCATTTTGTTCCTCTTGCAAGAAGTCCACCTGTGCCTGTGAGGTAAGGCTTTCTTGCCTCTTCCTTCTCACTCCAGCTTCAAGGAAGTGGGGATGCCTACTGGAGGCCCTCTGGCCTTTGTAGGCAAGGCTCATTGGTGGTCCACACCCTGTTGACAGAGCCCTTTCTGACTGTAACTCATGTTAATTCACTCTCTCCACTTTCCTTCCAAGTCCCTAAACTGCTCCTTTTCTCCCATGTCTGACTATGGACACCACTTCCTTTCCACACAAGATAATAATCCTAAGGAGAAATTGGAGAGGCTCTTTTAATAAAGGCTGTGTCACCATTTCTTTTCTGGAAGGGGTCCCAAGTACCTTCATGATTGGAAAGAGCTCCTCAGGCTTACCTGACAGAGATACATAACATCTTCTCTAGGAGGAGTGGCCTCCATCCTGTCCTGCCAGCGTTCAGATCTGTGGGGGGTTTGAGGGGTTGTCCAGCTTTTCCTCAAATGCAGAGATGAAGGCTGTTGTGAGTGCCTGTGAAGGACTGAAGGACAAGTGTGTGGCCAGGACCAGAGGTTTATTGAATGCCCGCTAAAGTTCTGGGCTTTTCAATATACTTTAAGATAATAACCAAAATTTTTACTATCACTCTGTGGAATCAGTGTGACTGGCTCTGGCAGACTGCACTATATTTTGTGGCCACACTaatcttcccttcctcttccaaCACCTCAATTCTATCCACATAGGACCTTTACATACATTGTTCTTTTGCCTGGGAGGCTCCTCCTCCCATATCCAACTCCCCTTCTTGTAGTTAAATCTAAACTTCTTTGAGCATGTCAGCTCAGGTTGCCTCCTCAGGGAAGCCAGCTGTGACCCTCAGGTCTAGGGCAAGTTACTGTTTGAGCTCTCATAGCAGTGTAGTGGTCCTTACCTCAATATGTAGTTGA encodes the following:
- the RACK1 gene encoding small ribosomal subunit protein RACK1, giving the protein MTEQMTLRGTLKGHNGWVTQIATTPQFPDMILSASRDKTIIMWKLTRDETNYGIPQRALRGHSHFVSDVVISSDGQFALSGSWDGTLRLWDLTTGTTTRRFVGHTKDVLSVAFSSDNRQIVSGSRDKTIKLWNTLGVCKYTVQDESHSEWVSCVRFSPNSSNPIIVSCGWDKLVKVWNLANCKLKTNHIGHTGYLNTVTVSPDGSLCASGGKDGQAMLWDLNEGKHLYTLDGGDIINALCFSPNRYWLCAATGPSIKIWDLEGKIIVDELKQEVISTSSKAEPPQCTSLAWSADGQTLFAGYTDNLVRVWQVTIGTR